One stretch of Micromonospora cremea DNA includes these proteins:
- the fxsT gene encoding FxSxx-COOH system tetratricopeptide repeat protein, translating to MTDERNGQVVTFYSFKGGTGRTMALANVAWILAANGKKVLVADWDLESPGLHRFYHPFIDLSVLPGTGGVIDMIRGFENQASAKDADGLPKSRSLPNGWEAEFARVRHFAFSLNYTFPGGGSLDFLSAGRQNQDYAAGISGLDWDVFYDGLGGEAFIDALRADMRRNYDYTLIDSRTGLSDVASICTIHLPDVLVDCFTFSDQGIEGAARVAREVTNRYTNRRIRVLPAPMRVDPAEQDKANAGRAFAMHRFAGLPGGLSEADRRDYWAEVEVPYVAYYAYEETLATFGTDRAMLSAYERLTSAITEGEVRSLPRLDDAVRNQLRSQFERKRFLAQGEILLRYAPKDQAWAEWIERVLGLVGIQVIDAGSADTGRDVVPTRTLTVVSTAYAETTPGALPPAESPGSGTPLAVYVDDVRPLPEFVPETSVFLNGLTRASDAAASLLRLVGRVELSADKVPTASGARYPGIGPELQKTPVANVQFIGRDEDLRRLRHLLQSGVSRGYSLVALRGMGGVGKTQIALEYVHRFRTAYDLVFWIEADPQIFVDSTLVDLGERMGLPEPANIPAAIRQVHDTLVRGDRYPRWLLVFDNVADYRQIEDFLPMGGRGHIIITAREKTWEESAETIEISPFSRAESVEHLQRQVPGISPRDADRVAEALGDLPIALALGGALMADSGIAVDDYLAQLAEHGASLDTWGPSLDRLRQDSPGAYRLLEICSVLSVKVSIELLNSKGIGKLLRQADPSVPTRSGAARLIQRINRLALLRLDTRAQQIEIHRLLRDAVQRRMTEDEQQTIRREVISALAAARPDSDVDLADSWERFRMLWPHLEESEVAMRAALDSDDPAVLDLLVERVRYIWLRGVLSQARDLAERILKAWTARFESSTDPDEREMLRPPLLRLRFNFGNILRSQGHFQQAYTYDEETLAQQQELLGETHADALMTAGGLAGDLRGLGRYGEALARDEQTYRMWSRDFGNDFPRTLTALNNLAASMRLAGRAKEAQRLDDQAYERRRVVLGRNNHWTLASAVNLARDLRESGEYERSLVQSQEALTDYQSLSGPNALATLGAQTNLGVALRTVGRPVEAARLLDAACDTLQTTFGEDSPDTLAARLSRATNRLALDDAAGAEEELRAVQALYRALLGPRHPHTLICENNLAGAARAQGHLEAARMSAHVAVSGLGEMLHPEHPFVLAAQMNLAVCKAETGDLAGAFDMVDNLHKVMRTSLGIRHPDTLRAAANRALIRSLREPDSGPEELEAAVAELVERLGGSHPDVRAMGHRRLLDRVLDPHPF from the coding sequence ATGACTGACGAACGCAACGGCCAAGTGGTCACGTTCTACTCGTTCAAGGGTGGTACCGGCAGGACCATGGCACTAGCCAATGTGGCCTGGATCCTGGCGGCGAACGGCAAGAAGGTGCTGGTCGCGGACTGGGATCTGGAATCGCCCGGTCTGCACCGGTTCTATCACCCCTTCATCGACCTGAGCGTCCTGCCCGGCACCGGCGGCGTCATCGACATGATCCGCGGCTTTGAGAATCAGGCCTCGGCGAAGGACGCCGACGGTCTGCCGAAGAGCCGCTCCCTCCCCAACGGCTGGGAGGCGGAATTCGCGCGGGTGCGGCATTTCGCGTTTTCGCTGAACTACACCTTCCCCGGCGGAGGCAGCCTCGACTTCCTCTCCGCCGGTCGGCAGAACCAGGACTATGCCGCCGGGATCAGCGGGCTGGACTGGGACGTCTTCTACGACGGGCTGGGCGGGGAGGCGTTCATCGACGCGTTGCGGGCGGACATGCGCCGCAACTACGACTACACGCTTATCGACAGCCGGACCGGGCTGAGTGACGTGGCCAGTATCTGCACCATCCACCTGCCGGACGTGCTGGTTGATTGCTTCACCTTCAGCGACCAGGGAATCGAAGGCGCGGCGCGAGTGGCCCGCGAGGTGACCAACCGATACACCAACCGGCGGATCCGGGTGCTGCCGGCCCCGATGCGGGTCGACCCGGCCGAACAGGACAAGGCCAACGCCGGACGGGCGTTTGCCATGCACCGTTTCGCCGGTCTGCCCGGCGGGCTGAGCGAGGCGGATCGGCGCGACTACTGGGCCGAGGTCGAGGTGCCATACGTGGCCTACTACGCGTACGAGGAGACGCTGGCGACGTTCGGCACCGATCGGGCGATGCTCTCGGCGTACGAGCGACTGACCTCGGCCATCACGGAGGGTGAGGTCCGGTCGCTGCCGCGGCTCGACGACGCCGTGCGGAACCAGCTGCGGTCCCAGTTCGAACGCAAGAGGTTCCTGGCGCAGGGGGAGATCCTGCTGCGGTACGCCCCGAAGGACCAGGCCTGGGCGGAGTGGATCGAGCGGGTCCTCGGCCTGGTTGGCATCCAGGTCATCGACGCGGGATCGGCGGACACGGGCCGTGACGTCGTCCCGACCAGGACGCTGACCGTCGTCTCGACGGCCTACGCGGAGACCACGCCGGGTGCGCTGCCGCCGGCCGAGAGTCCCGGCTCGGGGACTCCGCTCGCGGTGTACGTCGACGACGTTAGGCCGCTGCCCGAGTTCGTGCCGGAGACGTCGGTCTTCCTCAACGGGCTGACGAGGGCGAGCGACGCGGCGGCGAGTCTGCTGCGGCTCGTGGGCCGGGTCGAGTTGTCCGCCGACAAAGTGCCCACGGCGAGCGGGGCCCGCTATCCCGGCATTGGTCCGGAGCTGCAGAAGACGCCGGTGGCCAACGTCCAGTTCATCGGGCGCGACGAGGATCTGCGCAGGCTGCGGCACCTGCTCCAGTCCGGCGTCAGTCGCGGATACTCGCTCGTCGCCCTACGTGGCATGGGTGGCGTGGGCAAGACCCAGATCGCCCTGGAGTACGTCCACCGCTTCCGGACGGCGTACGACCTGGTGTTCTGGATCGAGGCCGATCCGCAGATCTTCGTCGACTCGACGCTTGTCGATCTCGGCGAGCGGATGGGCCTGCCGGAGCCGGCGAACATCCCGGCCGCGATCCGTCAGGTGCACGACACGCTGGTTCGCGGCGACCGCTACCCACGATGGCTGCTGGTCTTCGACAACGTCGCGGACTACCGGCAGATCGAGGACTTCCTGCCCATGGGCGGTCGGGGCCACATCATCATCACCGCCCGGGAGAAGACCTGGGAGGAGAGCGCGGAGACGATCGAGATCAGCCCGTTCAGCCGGGCCGAGAGCGTCGAGCACCTCCAGCGACAGGTGCCCGGCATCTCCCCGCGCGACGCCGATCGGGTTGCCGAGGCACTCGGTGACCTACCGATCGCCCTCGCCCTCGGTGGCGCCCTGATGGCCGACAGCGGCATCGCGGTGGACGACTACCTGGCCCAGTTGGCCGAGCACGGCGCCTCCCTGGACACCTGGGGGCCATCGCTGGACCGACTCAGGCAGGACTCGCCAGGCGCCTATCGCCTGCTGGAGATCTGTTCGGTGCTGTCGGTGAAGGTCTCCATCGAACTGCTGAACAGCAAGGGCATCGGGAAGCTGCTACGGCAGGCCGACCCGTCGGTGCCGACCCGGTCGGGCGCCGCGAGGCTGATCCAGCGCATCAACCGGCTGGCACTGCTCCGGCTCGACACCCGGGCGCAGCAGATCGAGATCCACCGGCTGTTGCGCGACGCCGTGCAGCGGCGGATGACCGAGGATGAGCAGCAAACCATCCGGCGGGAGGTGATCAGCGCTCTGGCCGCGGCCCGCCCAGACAGCGACGTGGATTTGGCGGACAGCTGGGAGCGGTTCCGGATGCTCTGGCCCCACCTGGAGGAGTCCGAGGTGGCCATGCGCGCCGCGCTCGACTCCGACGACCCGGCCGTGCTGGATCTGCTGGTCGAGCGTGTCCGCTACATCTGGCTGCGGGGCGTGCTCAGCCAGGCCCGCGATCTGGCCGAGCGGATTCTGAAAGCGTGGACCGCCCGGTTCGAATCGAGCACCGACCCGGACGAGCGCGAGATGCTGCGTCCGCCGCTGCTGCGGCTGCGCTTCAACTTCGGCAACATCCTGCGCTCCCAGGGCCACTTCCAGCAGGCCTACACGTACGACGAGGAGACCCTGGCCCAGCAGCAGGAACTGCTGGGCGAGACGCACGCCGACGCACTAATGACCGCCGGTGGCCTGGCCGGCGACCTGCGCGGCCTGGGCCGGTACGGCGAGGCCCTGGCCCGGGACGAGCAGACCTATCGGATGTGGTCGCGGGACTTCGGTAACGACTTCCCGCGCACCCTGACGGCACTGAACAACCTGGCTGCCTCGATGCGGCTGGCCGGCAGGGCGAAGGAGGCCCAGCGGCTCGACGATCAGGCGTACGAGCGGCGCCGGGTGGTGCTCGGCCGCAACAACCACTGGACGCTCGCCTCAGCCGTAAACCTGGCACGCGACCTGCGGGAGTCCGGTGAGTACGAGCGTTCACTCGTGCAGTCACAGGAGGCCCTGACCGACTATCAGAGCCTGTCCGGACCGAACGCGCTGGCCACGTTGGGTGCACAGACGAACCTGGGGGTCGCGCTGCGAACCGTCGGTCGGCCGGTCGAGGCGGCCCGGTTGCTCGATGCCGCGTGCGACACGCTGCAGACGACGTTCGGCGAGGACAGCCCGGACACGCTGGCGGCCCGGCTGAGCCGGGCGACGAACCGGCTGGCGCTCGACGACGCCGCCGGGGCCGAGGAGGAGTTGCGGGCGGTGCAGGCGCTCTACCGGGCGCTGCTCGGTCCCCGTCACCCGCACACGCTCATCTGCGAGAACAACCTGGCGGGGGCAGCTCGGGCGCAGGGCCACCTGGAGGCCGCCCGCATGTCGGCCCATGTGGCCGTCAGCGGACTGGGCGAGATGCTGCACCCGGAGCATCCGTTCGTGCTCGCCGCGCAGATGAATCTAGCGGTCTGCAAGGCGGAGACCGGCGATCTCGCTGGGGCGTTCGACATGGTGGACAACCTGCACAAGGTGATGCGCACGTCGCTCGGTATCCGGCACCCTGACACCCTGCGTGCTGCGGCCAACCGGGCGTTGATCCGGAGTCTGCGCGAGCCGGACTCCGGACCGGAGGAACTGGAGGCGGCCGTGGCGGAACTGGTCGAGCGGCTCGGCGGCAGCCACCCGGACGTGCGCGCGATGGGCCACCGGAGGCTGCTCGACCGGGTCCTGGACCCACACCCGTTCTAA
- a CDS encoding TIR-like protein FxsC, with the protein MSGIGAAAAPVATDQSTYFFLSYAHSAPMLEDPRLDPDKWVKVFFDDLSAAVRGQISAPDDRRVGFFDAQLSSGADWEETLTVALGNTQVFVPLYSPAYLSNSWPLGELEAFRRRLRASPIVEKYRHIVPVLWIPLPSWDQTAETREALELAGDVAGYAENGLRALCMLASYRPAYEQVLGRIATEVTRIAQRYPLPPSVVPKVAEARHTSRADAQFVVVVAAPTGAEVPVDHEAGVYAERSEQWRPFGQDQALPAAKYVASTAERLGLATHITSFADAGDVMARCPSVLLIDPWIVSDSAGEHGLALVLKRLPRWVIPLMVLNGDDPLTAGEGDRFADRVARMLQRANRPPAKRVTQLPEFVQIMPELVTEARRQYLKNAPVVPSDRPRVRRPQLGRPESSGSAFPGTEEER; encoded by the coding sequence ATGAGCGGGATCGGGGCAGCCGCGGCGCCGGTGGCGACCGACCAGAGCACCTACTTCTTCCTCAGCTACGCCCACTCCGCTCCGATGCTGGAGGATCCTCGCCTCGACCCCGACAAGTGGGTCAAGGTCTTCTTCGACGACCTGTCGGCGGCGGTGCGTGGTCAGATCTCCGCCCCGGACGACCGGCGGGTGGGGTTCTTCGACGCGCAGCTGAGCTCCGGAGCCGACTGGGAGGAGACGCTGACCGTAGCGCTCGGCAACACCCAGGTCTTCGTTCCGCTCTACTCGCCCGCCTATCTCAGCAACTCCTGGCCGCTCGGTGAGCTGGAGGCGTTCCGCCGCCGGTTGAGGGCGTCCCCGATCGTCGAGAAGTATCGGCACATCGTCCCGGTGCTGTGGATTCCGCTGCCGTCCTGGGACCAGACGGCCGAGACCCGCGAGGCACTCGAACTCGCCGGGGACGTCGCCGGGTACGCCGAGAACGGGCTGCGGGCGCTCTGCATGCTCGCCAGCTACCGCCCGGCGTACGAGCAGGTTCTGGGTCGGATCGCGACGGAGGTCACCCGGATCGCGCAGCGGTATCCGCTGCCACCCTCCGTGGTACCGAAGGTGGCCGAGGCGCGCCACACCTCGCGGGCGGACGCCCAGTTCGTGGTCGTCGTCGCCGCACCGACGGGAGCCGAGGTGCCGGTGGATCACGAGGCCGGGGTCTATGCCGAGCGCAGCGAGCAGTGGCGCCCGTTCGGGCAGGACCAGGCGCTGCCCGCGGCCAAGTACGTGGCCAGCACCGCCGAGCGGCTGGGTCTGGCCACCCACATCACCAGCTTCGCCGATGCCGGGGACGTGATGGCCCGCTGTCCCTCCGTGCTGCTCATCGATCCGTGGATCGTCAGCGACAGCGCCGGCGAGCACGGTCTGGCGCTCGTGTTGAAGCGCCTGCCCCGGTGGGTGATTCCGCTGATGGTGCTGAACGGGGACGATCCGCTGACCGCGGGCGAGGGCGACCGGTTCGCCGACCGGGTCGCGCGGATGCTCCAGCGGGCGAATCGGCCGCCGGCGAAGCGGGTCACCCAGCTACCGGAATTCGTCCAGATCATGCCGGAGCTGGTGACCGAGGCACGCCGTCAGTATCTGAAGAACGCACCCGTCGTTCCGTCGGACCGGCCCCGCGTCCGGCGACCGCAGCTCGGCCGGCCCGAATCGTCGGGCAGCGCATTCCCAGGCACGGAAGAGGAACGATGA
- a CDS encoding TIR-like protein FxsC: MVDDPLAPLFFVSYAVIKPPGRATGGRREANSNALRLFTELSIHVNALVSRPAGADPGFINRNMRGGERWTPELLEAVGTCQVFVALLSPAYLDSEWCAMEWDLFASRTIVRRDGRPTHETGILPVSWAPADSCEPPNRLQWFSPDGTPDEDVVPNYHQEGLYGLLSMKYDASDVVIWKLAQRVVELSRSHWVEPRVLTAPNGLARKFSRRGA, encoded by the coding sequence GTGGTGGACGATCCGCTCGCTCCGCTGTTCTTTGTCAGCTATGCCGTGATCAAGCCGCCGGGGCGGGCGACGGGGGGCCGGCGGGAGGCCAACTCGAACGCCCTGCGGCTATTCACCGAGCTGTCGATCCATGTCAATGCCCTGGTGAGCCGACCGGCCGGCGCGGATCCGGGCTTCATCAACCGGAACATGCGCGGTGGCGAGAGGTGGACGCCGGAACTCCTGGAGGCCGTCGGCACCTGCCAGGTCTTCGTCGCGCTGTTGTCGCCGGCCTATCTCGACAGTGAGTGGTGTGCGATGGAATGGGACCTCTTCGCCAGCCGTACGATCGTGCGCCGCGACGGCCGGCCCACCCACGAGACCGGCATCCTGCCGGTGAGCTGGGCGCCTGCGGATTCCTGTGAGCCACCCAACCGCCTCCAGTGGTTCTCCCCCGACGGCACGCCCGACGAGGACGTGGTCCCGAACTACCACCAGGAGGGCCTGTACGGGCTGCTCTCCATGAAGTACGACGCCAGCGATGTCGTGATCTGGAAACTCGCTCAGCGCGTCGTCGAGCTGTCCCGATCGCACTGGGTCGAGCCGCGGGTCCTGACCGCCCCCAACGGGCTCGCCAGGAAGTTCTCCAGGAGGGGTGCATGA
- a CDS encoding aminoglycoside N(3)-acetyltransferase, giving the protein MTRADRPTRVGHADPRDVNRLTADLAAVGVRAGQDLLVHCSMRRIGPVVGGPATLLAALRRVAGPDATVVVPAHTVGNSTTGPAFRAATSGLNAAGRAAYEAGLTGFDPATTPSEGMGILAEYVRQQPDAARSGHPITSFAALGRRAVEFTEIHDLDCHLGERSPLGNLFTAGAAVLLLGVGYARCTALHLAEYRPEARRPAGPPPERMYRCYVLVGGRRERRDFRAPLLDASDFPEIGAAMEACLPVGRGLVGAAPSRLLDLRVAVDFATTWMAGHRRP; this is encoded by the coding sequence ATGACCCGCGCTGACCGGCCGACCCGTGTTGGTCACGCCGACCCCCGAGACGTCAACCGGCTCACCGCCGATCTGGCCGCAGTCGGGGTGCGGGCCGGCCAGGACCTGTTGGTGCACTGCTCGATGCGGCGGATCGGGCCGGTGGTGGGGGGCCCGGCGACACTGCTGGCGGCGCTGCGCCGGGTGGCCGGTCCGGACGCGACGGTTGTCGTGCCGGCGCACACGGTCGGTAATTCCACGACAGGTCCGGCATTCCGCGCTGCCACCAGCGGTCTGAACGCGGCGGGCCGGGCCGCGTACGAGGCCGGGCTGACCGGATTCGATCCGGCGACCACGCCGTCTGAGGGGATGGGGATCCTCGCCGAATACGTCCGGCAGCAGCCTGATGCGGCCCGCAGCGGCCACCCGATCACGTCCTTCGCGGCCCTGGGCCGGCGTGCGGTCGAGTTCACCGAGATCCACGACCTCGACTGTCACCTCGGGGAACGCTCCCCACTTGGCAATCTGTTCACGGCGGGGGCCGCAGTCCTGCTGCTCGGCGTGGGTTACGCCAGGTGCACCGCGCTGCACCTGGCGGAGTACCGGCCCGAAGCGCGCCGGCCGGCGGGCCCCCCTCCGGAGCGAATGTATCGCTGTTACGTGCTGGTGGGCGGCCGGCGGGAGCGGCGGGACTTCCGTGCGCCGCTGCTCGACGCGAGCGATTTTCCCGAGATCGGTGCGGCGATGGAGGCCTGTCTGCCCGTTGGGCGGGGCCTCGTGGGCGCCGCACCGTCGAGGCTTCTTGATCTTCGCGTCGCGGTCGATTTCGCGACAACCTGGATGGCCGGGCATCGGCGACCGTAA
- a CDS encoding FxsB family cyclophane-forming radical SAM/SPASM peptide maturase produces the protein MVSTTPEAFEVRPLPLNQYVLKVHSRCDLACDHCYVYEHADQSWRARPRAIAPATVDAAATRIAEHARKHGLRRVRLVLHGGEPLLLGAAGLAMVLTRLRAAIEPFAEPDLRMQSNGLLLTPQLCDLFVTHGVRVGISLDGDAAANDRHRRFAGGASSHAQVRRALALLRRPEYRHIYAGILCTVDVRNDPIQVYEALLAEAPPRIDFLLPHATWNSPPPRPDGATPYAGWLLCIYRRWVRDGMPVDIRLFDSLLATAAGGQSGTESVGLDPAGLAVIETDGAWELADSMKTAFDGAAGTGLDVFRHPADAVAAHPEFARSRRGLAQLCRICRDCPVVDQCGGGLRAHRYSDAGGFDNPSVYCADLKELITSINRESSTSAVRAGAPFDAGGPGGDGLLDGLPADDLLDDLGTGYGSAANLRRLATAQVAYVRGLLVGIADRVAGTPIAEAWDLIARLDEDAPDAVAVAFAHPFLRRWARHCLTPPAGESSDLAHLSALAAAVAVRAGADVDLEVPVRSGLVHLPGLGALALDEPGEQEARLSIAGGGFTARAGTSAVTVPLAGLAPPPAAWLPVRQAELDGWRVVVEDLDLYRDCYEWPVADRLDPAQLAFWQRSLAAAWSRIQRLVPGQAPGIRAGLRAVTPLRVDPAGRLRSAASRDTFGALGAVPTDAGPLAELLVHEFQHVKLGALLDVSVLYDPTYAPRLTVPWRDEPRPLEGVLQGTYAHLAVADIWRAQPGARSRQQYRQYRGWTVRTLDELAATGALTAHGERFVRRMRETVDSWSDDPR, from the coding sequence ATGGTGTCCACCACGCCAGAGGCATTCGAGGTGCGGCCGCTGCCACTGAACCAGTACGTCCTCAAGGTGCACAGCCGGTGTGATCTGGCCTGCGACCACTGCTACGTCTACGAGCACGCGGACCAGAGCTGGCGTGCTCGGCCGCGGGCGATCGCCCCGGCGACCGTCGATGCCGCCGCCACCCGGATCGCCGAGCACGCCCGGAAACACGGACTGCGCCGGGTCCGCCTGGTGCTGCACGGCGGAGAACCGCTGCTCCTCGGGGCGGCCGGACTGGCGATGGTGCTGACCCGGCTGCGCGCTGCCATCGAGCCGTTCGCCGAACCGGACCTGCGGATGCAGTCCAACGGGTTGCTGCTCACCCCGCAGTTGTGCGACCTGTTCGTGACGCACGGCGTACGGGTCGGTATCTCGCTGGACGGTGACGCCGCCGCCAACGACCGGCACCGACGCTTCGCCGGCGGGGCGAGCAGCCACGCCCAGGTACGACGGGCGCTGGCCCTGCTCCGTCGCCCGGAGTACCGCCACATTTACGCGGGCATCCTCTGCACGGTCGATGTGCGCAACGACCCGATCCAGGTCTACGAGGCGCTGCTGGCCGAGGCGCCGCCCCGGATCGACTTCCTCCTTCCGCACGCCACCTGGAACAGTCCGCCTCCGCGACCCGACGGGGCCACCCCGTACGCCGGCTGGCTGCTGTGCATCTACCGACGGTGGGTCCGCGACGGCATGCCGGTCGACATTCGGCTGTTCGACTCGCTGTTGGCGACCGCAGCGGGCGGGCAGAGCGGCACCGAATCCGTCGGGCTCGATCCGGCGGGCCTCGCAGTGATCGAGACGGACGGCGCGTGGGAACTGGCCGATTCAATGAAGACCGCGTTCGACGGTGCGGCCGGAACCGGGCTGGACGTCTTCCGCCATCCGGCGGACGCCGTGGCCGCCCATCCGGAGTTCGCCCGCAGCCGGCGTGGCCTGGCCCAGCTCTGCCGGATCTGCCGGGACTGCCCCGTCGTCGACCAGTGCGGTGGCGGGCTGCGGGCGCACCGCTACTCCGATGCCGGCGGGTTCGACAACCCATCCGTCTACTGCGCCGACCTGAAGGAGCTGATCACGTCGATCAACCGAGAATCCTCGACGAGCGCAGTGCGCGCCGGCGCGCCGTTCGACGCGGGCGGGCCCGGCGGCGACGGGCTGCTCGATGGCCTGCCAGCCGACGACCTGCTCGACGATCTTGGCACCGGCTACGGCTCGGCGGCCAACCTGCGGCGGCTGGCGACCGCCCAGGTCGCCTATGTCCGGGGACTGCTGGTCGGGATCGCCGACCGGGTCGCCGGTACGCCGATCGCCGAGGCCTGGGACCTGATTGCCCGGCTCGACGAGGACGCGCCCGACGCGGTGGCGGTCGCCTTCGCCCATCCGTTCCTGCGACGGTGGGCGCGACACTGCCTCACCCCGCCCGCAGGCGAGTCCTCCGACTTGGCGCACCTCAGCGCGCTGGCCGCGGCGGTGGCGGTCCGTGCCGGCGCCGACGTCGACCTCGAGGTGCCGGTACGGTCCGGTCTGGTTCACCTGCCGGGCCTCGGCGCGCTCGCGCTCGACGAACCGGGGGAGCAGGAAGCGCGCCTGTCGATCGCGGGCGGCGGTTTCACGGCCCGCGCCGGGACTTCGGCCGTCACGGTGCCGCTGGCCGGGCTTGCGCCGCCACCGGCGGCCTGGTTACCGGTGCGGCAGGCCGAGCTGGACGGCTGGCGGGTCGTCGTCGAGGATCTCGACCTGTACCGGGACTGCTACGAGTGGCCGGTGGCTGACCGGCTCGACCCGGCGCAGCTGGCGTTCTGGCAGCGATCGCTGGCGGCTGCGTGGAGCCGGATCCAGCGCCTCGTACCCGGGCAGGCTCCCGGCATTCGGGCGGGGCTGCGGGCCGTCACACCGCTGCGGGTCGATCCCGCCGGCCGACTGCGCAGTGCCGCGTCCCGGGACACCTTCGGTGCGCTCGGCGCCGTGCCGACCGATGCCGGCCCGCTCGCGGAGCTGCTGGTGCACGAGTTCCAGCACGTGAAGCTCGGCGCCCTACTGGATGTGAGCGTCCTGTACGACCCGACGTACGCGCCGCGGCTCACCGTCCCTTGGCGGGACGAGCCGCGACCGCTGGAGGGGGTGCTCCAAGGCACGTACGCGCATCTGGCCGTCGCCGACATCTGGCGGGCCCAGCCCGGCGCCCGTTCTCGGCAGCAGTACCGCCAGTATCGCGGGTGGACGGTACGTACGCTCGATGAGCTGGCCGCCACCGGCGCGCTGACCGCGCACGGGGAACGGTTCGTCCGGCGCATGCGCGAGACCGTGGACTCGTGGTCCGATGACCCGCGCTGA
- a CDS encoding UPF0158 family protein: MIEADWRFCRWSRGRWWKRGGQRVYGGRMLDLSRLDLEEIAAALEDQTDYEHRWLINPQTGETVFWTTDGGIDGHTPVDLDDLDLIGIDPLPSYVWYQDMADFAERISDAVAGRRLARAIQGKGAFRRFKNELHEEYPHLLSAWYAFRGVRAKRRAIEWLVDNSLVDDETGERFVAEHPDPDLP; this comes from the coding sequence TTGATCGAGGCTGACTGGCGCTTCTGCCGCTGGTCCCGCGGTCGCTGGTGGAAGCGCGGCGGGCAGCGGGTTTATGGTGGCCGGATGCTTGACCTGAGCCGGCTAGACCTGGAGGAGATCGCCGCCGCGCTCGAGGACCAGACCGACTACGAGCACCGATGGCTGATCAACCCCCAGACCGGCGAGACCGTGTTCTGGACGACGGACGGCGGCATCGATGGACACACGCCCGTCGACCTTGACGACCTCGACCTGATCGGCATCGACCCGCTGCCGTCCTACGTCTGGTATCAGGACATGGCCGACTTCGCTGAGAGGATCAGTGACGCGGTGGCCGGCCGCCGACTTGCGCGAGCTATCCAGGGCAAGGGCGCCTTCCGCCGGTTCAAGAACGAGTTGCACGAGGAGTATCCGCACCTGCTGTCGGCGTGGTACGCCTTCCGCGGCGTGCGCGCGAAGCGGCGGGCGATTGAATGGCTGGTCGACAACTCGCTGGTCGACGACGAAACGGGCGAGCGTTTCGTGGCCGAGCACCCAGATCCCGACCTTCCATGA
- a CDS encoding response regulator: MRVLIAEDQLLLRDGLTRMLTAYGFDVVAAIDDGSQLVEALVSLRPDVAVVDVRLPPTFTDEGLRAAIAARAEVPGLPVLILSQYVERLYARELLSDRAGAVGYLLKDRVGDVRQFIDAIRQIAAGGTVMDPEVVAQLLHQRDTLAALTPRERDVLGLMAEGRTNAAIAEHMVITEKSVSNHINTLFAKLGLPPSGSGHRRVLAVLTYLDQ; this comes from the coding sequence ATGCGCGTCCTGATCGCCGAAGACCAACTACTGCTGCGCGACGGGCTGACCCGGATGTTGACCGCGTACGGTTTCGACGTGGTGGCCGCCATCGACGACGGTTCACAGCTGGTCGAGGCGCTCGTCTCGCTCCGGCCAGACGTCGCCGTGGTCGACGTGCGCCTACCGCCCACCTTCACCGACGAAGGGCTACGCGCCGCTATCGCCGCCCGCGCCGAGGTACCCGGCCTGCCCGTCCTGATCCTCTCCCAGTACGTCGAACGCCTCTACGCCCGTGAACTGCTCTCTGACCGTGCCGGTGCGGTCGGATACCTCCTCAAGGACCGGGTCGGCGACGTACGACAGTTCATCGACGCGATCCGTCAGATCGCCGCCGGCGGGACGGTCATGGACCCAGAGGTCGTCGCCCAACTGCTACACCAGCGCGACACCCTGGCCGCGCTTACCCCACGAGAGCGGGACGTGCTCGGCCTGATGGCCGAGGGGCGCACCAACGCCGCGATCGCCGAACACATGGTCATCACCGAAAAATCGGTCAGCAACCACATCAACACGCTCTTCGCCAAACTCGGCTTACCACCATCAGGCAGCGGCCACCGCCGCGTACTCGCCGTTTTGACCTACCTCGACCAGTAA